A genome region from bacterium includes the following:
- a CDS encoding glycosyltransferase, whose translation MTRPARVSVVVPFRDAAATLPALAKALAESSGGAELVGVDDASTDGGADILRGAGFRIVTHEMRRGPAAARNAGAREAKGEVLLFLDADVIPPAGLIEHVAARFAADAALVALSGVYDDTPANAGLVPRYKALRHATWFHGVKRFGSLETACGAVRRDAFLEAGGFDERYAGADVEDYEFGYRLAGRAGIEIDPVMCVRHHFPGLRRELANIGRRAFLWARLARPSFFDTAATTRVEALGAMASLAAEATLFACLAVLLIGEVAGVNVFFVARSVAFAALAFFLLSAGLRGRFLFRCLARGGPFFAIAAFAIVVLSDLVVVPCAVAGTIVKLVRGR comes from the coding sequence TCCGTTTCGCGACGCGGCGGCGACGCTGCCGGCGCTCGCGAAGGCGCTGGCGGAATCGAGCGGAGGCGCGGAACTCGTCGGCGTCGATGACGCATCGACCGACGGCGGCGCGGACATCCTGCGCGGTGCGGGATTTCGCATCGTCACGCACGAGATGCGCCGGGGACCGGCCGCGGCGCGCAACGCGGGCGCGCGCGAGGCGAAAGGCGAAGTTTTGCTGTTCCTGGACGCCGACGTGATCCCGCCGGCGGGGCTCATCGAGCACGTCGCGGCGCGCTTTGCCGCCGACGCGGCGCTCGTCGCGTTGTCCGGCGTGTACGACGATACGCCCGCCAATGCGGGGCTCGTGCCGCGCTACAAGGCGCTGCGCCACGCGACGTGGTTTCATGGGGTTAAACGTTTCGGATCGCTGGAGACCGCGTGCGGCGCGGTACGCCGCGACGCGTTTCTCGAGGCGGGCGGGTTTGACGAGCGGTATGCGGGCGCGGACGTCGAGGACTACGAGTTCGGTTATCGTCTGGCGGGCCGCGCGGGGATCGAAATCGATCCGGTCATGTGCGTGAGGCACCACTTCCCCGGATTGCGCCGCGAGTTGGCGAACATCGGAAGGCGCGCGTTTTTGTGGGCGCGGCTTGCGCGCCCGTCTTTTTTTGACACCGCTGCGACGACGCGCGTCGAGGCGCTGGGCGCGATGGCCTCCTTGGCGGCGGAGGCGACGCTTTTCGCTTGCCTGGCCGTGCTTCTGATCGGCGAGGTGGCGGGGGTGAACGTGTTTTTTGTTGCGCGTTCGGTCGCGTTTGCCGCGCTGGCGTTTTTTCTATTGTCGGCGGGATTGCGCGGCCGCTTCCTTTTTCGTTGCCTCGCGCGCGGCGGGCCGTTTTTCGCGATCGCGGCGTTTGCGATCGTCGTGTTGTCGGACCTCGTCGTCGTTCCGTGCGCCGTAGCGGGCACGATCGTGAAATTGGTGCGGGGAAGGTAA